In [Clostridium] cellulosi, one genomic interval encodes:
- a CDS encoding membrane-associated zinc metalloprotease (High confidence in function and specificity), which translates to MAKLSNVKVNEFAVGMGPALFKIKRGETTYALRILPIGGYCAMEGEDEESSDERAFNKKPVWQKILVVVAGAFTNIVTGFILVVILTCISQAIATTTVAKFDSQATSNAPGGMQVGDQIYRINGARVHVSSDIMYDLVLDSDGVVDIQVIRDGKLVDLKNVQFPMMDDGNGGKVIRRDFWVVGQKKTFFNVLHESFFQTISMVRLVWVTFLQLFTGRFGLKDLAGPIGTTAAVGQAAAAGLPDLLYVAALIAVNLGVVNLFPLPALDGGRLFFLIIEGIRRKPINPKYEGYIHFAGFALLMALMVIVSFNDIMRLIKG; encoded by the coding sequence GTGGCGAAGCTTTCTAATGTAAAGGTCAACGAATTTGCAGTCGGCATGGGACCCGCTTTATTTAAGATAAAACGCGGAGAAACAACTTATGCCCTGCGCATACTGCCTATTGGCGGTTACTGCGCAATGGAAGGCGAAGACGAAGAGAGCAGTGACGAAAGAGCCTTCAATAAAAAGCCTGTCTGGCAAAAAATATTGGTTGTTGTCGCCGGCGCTTTTACTAATATTGTGACTGGATTTATACTGGTTGTAATATTAACTTGTATATCGCAGGCGATTGCTACAACTACTGTAGCGAAGTTCGATTCCCAAGCCACCAGCAATGCGCCGGGCGGTATGCAGGTCGGCGACCAGATTTACCGCATTAACGGCGCGCGTGTCCATGTCAGCAGCGATATCATGTATGATTTGGTGCTCGACAGCGACGGCGTAGTCGATATACAGGTAATACGCGACGGAAAACTCGTCGACCTTAAAAACGTCCAGTTCCCGATGATGGACGACGGCAACGGCGGGAAAGTGATACGCCGCGATTTCTGGGTAGTAGGCCAGAAAAAGACCTTTTTCAATGTCTTGCACGAATCATTTTTCCAGACAATATCTATGGTAAGGCTGGTCTGGGTGACGTTCCTCCAGTTGTTTACGGGACGGTTCGGGCTAAAGGACCTTGCGGGCCCGATTGGCACTACTGCGGCGGTCGGCCAGGCGGCGGCAGCCGGACTGCCGGATTTGCTGTATGTAGCTGCCTTGATTGCCGTAAACCTCGGCGTTGTGAACCTGTTCCCGCTGCCTGCCCTTGACGGCGGACGCCTTTTCTTCCTTATCATAGAAGGAATAAGACGCAAACCCATTAACCCGAAATACGAGGGATATATTCATTTTGCCGGTTTCGCGCTCCTTATGGCACTCATGGTCATTGTGTCCTTCAATGACATAATGCGGCTAATAAAGGGGTAA